The following coding sequences lie in one Lolium perenne isolate Kyuss_39 chromosome 2, Kyuss_2.0, whole genome shotgun sequence genomic window:
- the LOC127330599 gene encoding vacuolar iron transporter homolog 2-like, whose amino-acid sequence MDPHVSSHVHAGAARGAKEADDVVDVEAATDPSSTKPSDHAVHPSGGNNDEGVNYMARAQWLRAAVLGANDGLVSVASLMIGVSAANSAKKTMLVSGLAGLVAGACSMAIGEYVSVYAQYDIEVSQIKRDDDSPGAKDRKNLPSPARAALASALAFAVGALVPLLAGGFVKPWGARVGAVCAATTVGLAGFGAAGGYLGGASMARSGFRVLAGGWLAMAVTYGVLWLFVRVFHIQVSSLA is encoded by the coding sequence ATGGACCCTCACGTCAGCTCCCACGTGCACGCCGGCGCCGCGCGCGGGGCGAAGGAGGCAGACGACGTCGTCGACGTCGAGGCGGCCACCGATCCCTCGTCGACGAAGCCATCCGACCACGCCGTTCACCCGAGCGGCGGCAACAACGACGAAGGCGTGAACTACATGGCCCGCGCGCAGTGGCTCCGCGCGGCGGTGCTGGGCGCCAACGACGGGCTCGTCTCGGTAGCGTCGCTCATGATCGGCGTCAGCGCGGCCAACTCCGCCAAGAAGACGATGCTCGTGTCGGGGCTGGCGGGGCTGGTGGCGGGCGCCTGCAGCATGGCGATCGGCGAGTACGTGTCCGTGTACGCGCAGTACGACATCGAGGTGTCCCAGATCAAGCGCGACGACGACAGCCCCGGCGCCAAGGACAGGAAGAACCTGCCGAGCCCGGCGCGGGCGGCGCTGGCCTCGGCGCTGGCGTTCGCGGTGGGCGCGCTGGTGCCGCTGCTGGCGGGCGGGTTCGTGAAGCCGTGGGGCGCCAGGGTCGGGGCCGTGTGCGCGGCGACCACCGTGGGGCTGGCGGGGTTCGGGGCCGCCGGCGGGTACCTGGGCGGCGCCAGCATGGCGAGGTCCGGGTTCAGGGTGCTCGCGGGCGGGTGGCTCGCCATGGCCGTCACGTACGGCGTGCTCTGGCTCTTCGTCAGGGTGTTCCACATCCAGGTCTCGTCGCTGGCCTGA